The Paraburkholderia sp. FT54 sequence GGGCCGCGCCGACGCTCAGGCGCTACTCACGGCTCTCGTCGGCGATGATTCGGGGCTTGTGCCCGTCAAGCAGCTCATCCTCGACGGGACGGAAGGCAACCCGTTTTTCATCGAGGAGGTTGTGCGGACTCTGGTCGAGGAACGCGCGCTGCTCGGCGAGCCGGGCTGTTACCGGATGGAAAGGACTCCGACCGCGCTTCATATCCCGACCACCGTACAGGGCGTGCTGGCGTCTCGCATCGACCGGCTTCCGGTTGCGGAAAAGGAGTTGCTGCAAACGCTCGCGGTGATCGGCAAGGAGTTTTCTGCAAGTCTTGTTCAGCACGTCGTCGAGCAGCCTGAAGACGAGCTGATCGCCCTGTTTTCGCGCCTGGAAGCGGGAGAATTCATTTACGAGCAGCCCGCATTCCCTGAAGTGGAGTATGCGTTCAAGCACGCGCTCACTCAGGAAGTGGCAGGCAATTCGATGCTCACGGAGCGGCGCGGCGTGCTGCATGAACGTACGGCGCAGGCAATCGAGGCGCTTTTCCATAGCCGGCTCAAGGACTACTTGAACGAGCTCGCACACCACTACAGCCTCAGCGGAAACGTCCCGAAGGCCGTGGAGTATTTACGCCGGGCCGGTCAGCAGGCCTTCCAGCGCTCGGCGAATGCGGAAGCGATCCGTCAGCTCGGCATGGCCCTGGAATTGCTCGGGCGCCTGCCTGATACGCCCGAGCGCTCCGATCAAGAACTTGCCCTGCAGCTTGCCATCGGTCCCGCGTTGATGGCGGCGAAGGGCTGGGCCGCGCCCGAAGTGGAGGCGACCTACACACGTGCAGTGGCGTTGTGCAGGCAGGTTGGAAAAACGCCTTACCTGTTCACAGCCCAATTGGGATTGCGAATGTTTTACCAGCTACGTGCGGAGTACAAGGCGGCAAAAGAGCTCGATGAGCGGCTGCTGAGTTTTGCAGAAAATTCACACAATCCGAGCCTCCTGATCGAAGCCCGATACCTGTTGGGGATGACGTTGTTCCGTCAGGGTGAACTCGGCCCGGCGCATGCCCAACTCGGCTGTCTGGAACGGTCGGCATCGCTCTATGACCCGGACCAACTTGACGGCGACACCTTTGTTCACGGGCGAGATCCACGAACTGTCGGGGGCAGCAGCCTTGGCTTGATCTTGTGGTACATGGGCTATCCCGATCAGGCTGTCAAGCAAGCCGAAGCATCGCTCGCTTTGGCACGGTCGATTCCCAACTTTGTGAGCCTCGGTCAAACCCTCGTCTTTAACGCGGAGCTTCATCAATTGCGGCATGAGGTGCAACTGACCAAAGACTGTGCCGCGGCGAGCATGGCGCTTTCGGCCGAACAGGGGCTTCCCGTGATCCTGGCGTGGGGAAGCATCCTTCATGGATGGGCATTGGCTCAGGAGGGCAACGCGGAGGACGGCATGGCTCGACTGCGTCAGGGGCTCGCCGACTATGAGGCCACGGGGGCCCGGTTGGGACGCTCGTACTTTCTGGCACTGCTGGCGCAAACTTATACAAGCGCAGGGCAGTGCGAGGCGGGGCAGAATGCGCTGGCCGAGGCCATAGCCGTGCTCCAGAAGACGGGCGAACGCTATTACGAAGCTGAATTGAATCGGCTCAGAGGCGAATTGCTGCTTCTCCCGACAGGCGGGCGGACCATGTCGGCCACAGACAATGAAGCCGCGCAGACATGTTTTCATGAGGCGATCGCCGTTGCCCGCCGTCAGGGTGCCAGGTCACTCGAACTGCGCGCAGCGCTAAGTTTGGCGAGGCTTTGGACGGGACAAGGCGAGACGCGTGCTGCGCGGCAGTTGCTTGCCGCGGTCCATGGCTCATTCACGGAAGGCTTCGGGACCGCGGACTTGCAGCAGGCCAAAGTACTGCTCGACGAACTGGCTCGCTTCGACACGTGATCGGTGGCGAATGTGGTGATGCTTCAGAGAAACGCCAACGTCCCTTGTGGGTCCGGTCCGCGACATTCGAAACACCGGAGCCGAGCGGCGGTGGATGTCCGGGTGTTCAACCACTCGTCCGTGCACTGTCAATGCCTCAGCGAGCCGCGCATGCGGTGCCAGAAACCGCCCGCGCACCCCGGATGACGCAACACACCTGCCGCCCCTCGCCAACCGCTCCCAGCCGGATGCCGAAAGCTCGAACGGAGCACGGCAGTGCATGTGTTCCAATGCGATTTTGCGTTCGAGTGGCGCACGTCGACGATCATGCGCGGACTCGCGCCAAAATTCGGGCCGAGGTTCGCCCAATCGCAGTCATATCGCCATCCCGCTAAGCCGTCGCTCGAACGGGCGCTTCGTCGAAAATCCGGACGTATGAGCCGACTCCGACGTCTGCCATACGGCGCGGACTAGCTCGTGTTCCCCAAATGTCCATCTCGGGCAACTTGCAGGACTTGACTTCGACCCCGCTGATCTTGGCGATCGCAGCGAGTCGACTGCGTGCGGAGTCGGGAAACTGCAACCTCTGACCGGATCGGATCTCACGCCAACGTGGTCGACCGTACAAACCGCGTATTGCTGTTATTTCAGGCAGGCCATAGAATCAGAGCGCCTACTAACGGCGTACCTACAAATAAGACGGAGACCTAATGAAGAAAATTCTTATGTGTGCTGCGGTACTGGCGCCGCTCGCTGCACACGCACAATGGAACGGTTCGCAACAGCAGGTTGGCAATATGAGCTACGGCAACTACTCCGGTCCGAACGGCCAGTCGATGAATTCGAACTCGCAGAACGTCGGCAACACGACATACACACACCAGAACTACAACGACGGTCAGGGTAATACGGTTATGCGCAACTGCACAACGCAGAAGGTCGGCAATCAGGTTTACACCAACTGCAACTAACAAACTGTGCAGGCTCCATGTTTGACGTCCTCGGGTCGCCATTCTTCATTCGTCGCTGTGCGATGGGGAACGTATGCGTGCGTTGTTCGTTGCTATTGCAATCCTAGTCCCAACTTTCACATCTGCTTCAAATTGACAAGTCGTTCGCAAAGGCACTTCCAGCTGGATAGGACACCTGTCGGGTCAACCAACAATGGTCAGCTTCAGCCTTTATCCGTTTCGGTCCTTGTCGATCGAGATAGTATCGCGAGCATGAACGAGGAAATGAAGACCGTGTGGTGGAAAGAAACAGCGACTGAATAATAGGCAATGAAAAGTATTATTCAAATTGCCGGACCTGCAATCAAATCGGTTCCCGTGTGGACTGCAATTAGGAAGTCGTCTGCATCGCCGCTTCAATCTTCGCGGCTTTGGTGGCCGTCGGAACGATGCGTAACAACAACGAGAAGTTCCAAGAAATACGCTACCACGCATGCGATCTGCATGGCGTAAGGAAACCTAATAAATGAAAACGATTATCCTAATAACGCTTGTCTCACTCCTCGCTGGTTGCAGTGGCATGGGCGGCGCCATGTTCGCCGGCGCCCTTCAAGGATTCGGCGAAGGCGCTGCGCAAGCCTTGCGCCAATAATCTGATGGCGCTCCCGTCCCAAGAAGTGGCACGGCAAGCGCGGCGCTCGGAGACATCGACCTTCCGCCGAATCACCGCAACTGGTTTGCGTTTGGCTTGCGGGCTTAGTGTCTTCCCGTGACGACGACCGTCAATGCTACGCATGCCGAAATTCAACGAGGAGATGGCTATCTAGCGTGGCAGCGGGCGCTTTGCGAAGTTGCTTACGCAACGGGCCGAGACCGACATCGTCGT is a genomic window containing:
- a CDS encoding AAA family ATPase, which produces MHCTNCGAENRDGVRFCEQCGTELARTCANCGHELSPAAKFCSECGAPVGEQSSRSMPARTQAPAPLPIHYTPSHLAARILAEQAAQQARGQNACERKTITALFADMAGSTALIQDLDPEEAHRLIAPVVELMMEAVHHYEGFVAKSLGDGILALFGAPIAHEDHPQRALYAALRMQRAMRRHSDRIRLERGIPLQIRVGVHTGEVIVRSVRKDDLHTDYDPVGHTIHIASRMEAIATPSSILVSESTFKLTEGYFEFKALGQTQVKGVARALAVYEVASLGALRTRLQVAEQRGLARFVGRQAELEQLRKVFDEAKAGRGHVVGVVGEAGVGKSRLFHEFKSLLRRACLVVETFSVSHGKSFAWLPLVQLLENYFQITGEDDERRRREKVAGRVLTLERSLEEVVPYLLHLLGIGEPNAALVQMDSQIRRERMFEAVTRLLVRESLDNPLALVFEDLQWLDNETQAFLSFLVDGMRNAQILLLLNYRPEFRHDWGDKTWYTQLRLDPLGRADAQALLTALVGDDSGLVPVKQLILDGTEGNPFFIEEVVRTLVEERALLGEPGCYRMERTPTALHIPTTVQGVLASRIDRLPVAEKELLQTLAVIGKEFSASLVQHVVEQPEDELIALFSRLEAGEFIYEQPAFPEVEYAFKHALTQEVAGNSMLTERRGVLHERTAQAIEALFHSRLKDYLNELAHHYSLSGNVPKAVEYLRRAGQQAFQRSANAEAIRQLGMALELLGRLPDTPERSDQELALQLAIGPALMAAKGWAAPEVEATYTRAVALCRQVGKTPYLFTAQLGLRMFYQLRAEYKAAKELDERLLSFAENSHNPSLLIEARYLLGMTLFRQGELGPAHAQLGCLERSASLYDPDQLDGDTFVHGRDPRTVGGSSLGLILWYMGYPDQAVKQAEASLALARSIPNFVSLGQTLVFNAELHQLRHEVQLTKDCAAASMALSAEQGLPVILAWGSILHGWALAQEGNAEDGMARLRQGLADYEATGARLGRSYFLALLAQTYTSAGQCEAGQNALAEAIAVLQKTGERYYEAELNRLRGELLLLPTGGRTMSATDNEAAQTCFHEAIAVARRQGARSLELRAALSLARLWTGQGETRAARQLLAAVHGSFTEGFGTADLQQAKVLLDELARFDT